The window ATTTAATTCCTTCTTAACCTCCAGCGGTGCCTGAATGCCGCACGCTGCGGCAGGAATTTAAAAAGGCCGCCTGGAAATTCAGGCGGCCAGCTGTTACTCCAATCCTTCAGCTACTTTCAGAAGTTCCTCGTCAGAGAGATCTTCCCCGAAACTTAACAGCTCATACTGCACCTCTTCAGCCGTCCAGCTGAGGATGGTCATATCATAGACAGTAATACGCTCCCCTTCAAGATCCCCAATCTGAATCACTTCTTTATCTGCTTCTTCACCCAACCCATAAGGATCCTCCGTGGTTGAAATGGAAAGAGTAAAATACCCGAGTCCGCCATCGGTAAAATCGAGCATCGCAGCTTCACCGCCGCTTTCCTCGTAATGGAAGGCACTCTCAAATTCAAAGCCCTCAGGCAGATAGGTGAATTCCGGAACCGGCATATCCGTCGTCTCACGAAGCTCATCAAGTGACAGCATCATCGAATCGAGTTCATCTTCCCACGTCTGAACCTCCGCTCCTTCAGGAATCTCATACGCAAAGAAATCGTCACTCAAATCCAGGTTATATTCAATTTCTGTGTACACCATGGATGACGTAAAGTCGTCACTCTCCCACTCCATTTTAAGTGGCATGTAGGTTTCTTCATCAATCCAGATTTCATAGCTTACTTCTCCGAACATGGCAATCTCTTCTTCATCCACTGGGGTCAGGGAAAGGTGGATCGTATCCCTTCCTGCGATCGTTTCCTTGCCATGGGCCGTTACATCGTTTGATTCCATCATGTCTGTGAGCATTTCACGCATCATTTCTGACTGATCAGGCATGTCTTCGTCTTCCAACATCATCTCATCCATAATGAAAACACTGTTTTCCTGAGAATCGTAGAACCACGTTGTTTCACCGTCTGAGACAGAAACATAATCATCATACTCATAACGGTACTGATCGCCTTTTACCCACTCTTTATAGAAGCTGGTTTCTTCTTCACCATCATAAGTAAAACGGCTTTCCACCTCTGCGTAGTAGCTGTCCAGATTCTCCTGCGCTGCTACTGCTTTCTCCACAATTTCATCTGTGTTCTCAACAGCACAGGCTGCAGTAAACAGAAGCACTGCGCCAAGTGTAAATACGGTCTTTTTCATTTTTCTCCCCCCGGATCGTTCCTCTCTCCTGATTATACCATCTTCCCCAGACAGTAACAGGAAAAATTACTCAGTTTTTCCTCCAGCAGCCGAAGGGGTTTCCTCTTTGTCCGACACCTTCCGGAACACCCAGGAATTGAGATAAAAGAAAACGGTGGACGCACCGCCAAAGCGGATCATCCGTCTGGCTGTTCGTTTCATTTCAGGATCGGTCTGAACTTTTTCATCGGCCAGATAAATGGCGATGATTCCTTTATTTATTAGCTTATGAAAACCGGCATCAGGCATCTCTCCCAGACGCTTTTCAGCCTCGGCCTTAAACCCGCTCATTCGCTCGACCATATCGTCTTCGTCCCGGTAATAGGTGCAGAAGTTCAGCTCATCGTCTGCCAGATCCTCTTCCTGATCGATAAAATAGTCTAGCAGAATATGAAGCCCCTGGGCATATGGGAAATAGCACGATTTAATTCTGTGTGCTTCCTCCTCGTTAAGCCCCCCTTTTGATGCATAGGCGGCAAGGGTGTAGACGCCAAGTGTGGATCCCGTCCCGGCAGCAAACTCATACCAGCGCATATTCCGGACGTCCGGCACCTGCTGCTTCGTTTCCTCATACCATTCCATAAGAAACGGTTCCCGGTCTTCTTTCTTTACGTGCTTATAGACTTGAAGATTCCGGTAATGAAGGGATAACTCCTCCATCGCAGACTGGGCCTCGGCAAACGATTCAAACGTCTGGATTTTTTTCTGACAAACGGCAACAAGCGAGGAGAGAAAACCGTTATCTTCTTTTTCTGCCCGGTGTTCATAGTAAACATCTTGCAGTGTCCCCGGGGCAAGAGCCTGGCGGAGTGCTTCATGAAGGGAGCGGAAATCATTCGGATCGAGCGATTCACTCTGGTCACACAGACTATCCAGATAGTCACAGATAATCTGGTACGTCACGATAAACCAGAGCACATCGCTCCGTTTTTCCTCATCTGTAAGAAGGGCGAACACACCGCCGCCCTCACTGTGAAAGGTGTTTTCGTCTATACTTTCGAGTGCAAATTCCCTCAGTTCGTCATTCTCTATTTGTTCGGCCCTGACCCGCCATTCTGCGAGTATATTATGTACTTCAGGTACGATTTTTTTATAAACGTGATAAACCATGGTCCACATTGTCTTTGGCGCTCTCAACAGTCTTCCCCCTGTCTCCACTTGTATTTCTCTGTCTCTATTATCCTTTGAAATGCCGGTCAAACGCAAGAGGAACCATGGGTTCCCTGAAGGCGTCATTGTTTTTACTGCCGTTTTATGGTATTATAAAGGATACAATTAAATAGCTGACACGTTCCTGTAAAGACACGACCAACCTGAAGGAGGGTCAGACCAATGGAACAGCTTTATGTATTCTTAGATGATTACCGCGCAGCTCCTGAAGGCTATGTGCTCGTCACTACGATCGATGAGTGTAAAAAACTTCTCAAGGAGCATGACATTCGCCACCTTTCTCTTGATCACGACCTTGTGAGCAAAGAACGAAACGGTATGATGCTGGTTAATATGATGGTAAATGAACACCTCTATGCTGATCGGATTACCGTCCATTCCGCAAACGCCGTCGGTGGAAAGAACATGTACAACAGCCTTAGACAGGCGAAAACTGATCACAAAATGCCTCTTGCCACAGAAGTTTCCCTCAGACCCCTGCCGCTCCATTCCTATCCACAGCACATGCTTCGTCATTACGCCGTCTCTGAATAATTCCGCTCCGAATTTGTATTCTCCTATAATTTGATATAAAAAAATAAGCGTCAAACCGTACCGGTATCCGCCCATTCCGATCCGCATGAACGACTAATTGCGAGTGACTAATGCTGCAGGCTGCCGGTTTTTATGTGTGAATGAAATTTACATAAAGCTGGTTTGATTATCGGTTTCACCGACCTTCCCCACTTGAAAACAGGCCAAATGGCACCGTAAAACCAAAGTATAAATATACCTAAAGTCCAGGATGTGTTAATTTTCTAAATATTTAAATTTCCACATTGACACCTTTGTATGAAACCGTTTACAATACAAAAATAACGAGTTCTATATTTTTGAAAGGAGGAGCAGGATACATATTCATACAACATAACACCTGTTTACTCATTCGTTCGGTAAAGGTTCACCAGGTACAAAGGACAATGTTGAGGACACGTGGTGTTCGTCGACTGAGCACTCAGTCAGCCTTTTCCCTTATGACCGTCCTGCGTACCAAAACCAGCTAAAGGAGGCAGAGAATTGCGCGCGTACAAAAAAGAAGTCCGTTTTACTGTCATTATGTCCGCTTTATTCCTTGCAGCAGGGAATGTGGGGCTCTTTTTCTCCATTTTTCCCGTGGAAGGCATGCTGTTCGGCTTTCCTATTATGTACATCGTTCCAATTTTGTCCGGGTGGTTCGGAATCTTTGTTCTGACCCTCGTCGCCAGCCGGATGGGCAACCAAATTGACGAAGAAATTGAACGGGAAAGCATCCTTGAAATTGAAGAACGGAAACGGAAAGGGGCCTGACAGACATGGGAGAAGAAGCCTGGCAGTTATCAAATCCATTATTAGGTGTTGCGGCCATTGTCGCAACGTTTCTATTATTCTACGTGGTCGGATACATATCCAACCGTAAAAGTTCGTCCGTTTCGGATTTATATGTGGCCGGTGCCACCGTTGGACCATTTACAAATGGTCTGGCTATGGCGTCAACCTACATGAGTCTTGCTACTTTTCTTGGCATTACAGCACTTATCCTGCAGCTCCAGGTGCCGTTTATTATGCTGTGGATTCAGCTGATTCTGGCGATTCCACTCATTACGATTATTTACGGAACGAGCCTTCGCCGTATGGGCGCATTCTCCCCGACTCACTTTGTCCGTGAGCGGTACGGCATCTCGGCATCTATTATTGCAGCACTGTTTATGATTCTCGTGTCCATTATGTACGCTCTTGGTCAGATGATCGGAATTGCCCTTGCCTTTGAGACTGTTCTCGGGATTCCCTATCTGACCGGTCTGATTGTCGGCGGGCTGATTATCGTCGGCTACATTACGATCGGGGGAATGGCAGGGGCGTCCAACAACGCCGCAATTCAGATGGTCATTATCGCCCTTATGTTTATCATCCCGCTCGGTGCCATCATGAAAGCAATGGGCGGAAGCGGCTGGTTTTTCCCGCCACTTCTTTACGCTGATATGGTACCGGCTATGCTCGAAGCCATGCCGAACTTTTTTGATTATCAGTATTCAACGAAATGGTACGTGAGTCTGATCGCCCTGACGATTGGGTCACTCGGCCTCCCTCACCTGGCGATGCGGATTTACACAGCGAGCAGCTTAAGAAGCGCCCGCTCTGCGATGGTCTGGTTCGCATTTGTGATCGGGCTTGTGTTCTCCGCTACGTACGCTATGGGCTTTGTAGGTGTGTATGCGACTGAAACACAGGGCGTTGTCATTTCCCAGGCTGATGCTGACAAACTGACGATTATCCTGAACCTGGTCTATAACCCTGAATGGGTATCTGCTCTTGTTATCGCGGCCGCAATTTCCGCCGGTCTCTCCACACTGAGCGGAAACCTGCTGGCCATCGGAGCCCTGCTGTCCCAGGATATTATCACGACACTCAAACCGAACATACCGGAAAAGAAACGGGTCCGTCTCGGTTACGCAGCCATTTTTACGGGAGGGGTTGTGAGTATCCTTCTGGCGATTAACCCGCCTGCGTTCCTTGTGGTCAGTATTTTATGGGCATTCGGCCTCGCCGGTGTCACGATTGCGCCTCTTATTCTTGTCGGTGTCTGGTGGAAGGAAGCAAACCGGTTTGGAGCGATGGCATCGTCTGTCATCGGGGGAGCCCTTTACATTATCGTATCGCCTTTCGTTTTCCCAAGCGTAGTGATGACCGGTCACTCGGTCACAGACGGAATGGGACTATCCGGAGCGATGCTTGCGATTCCGATCAGCTTTATCCTGCTGATCGTCGTTAGCTATGTTACAAACCGGATGCCAGCCTTCCGCTCTAAACTGAGCACAAAAGCAGATCACGAGCTGATTGAGCGGATTCACGGCTGGAAAGAAGTCAATCCGGCCCGGTACAACAGCACAGTTGGGGCTGCAATCACAGTTGTCTTCTTTACTGCCATTGCCATCTGGGCCGCAATGCCTTGGAATATGTAAAAACGATGAAGGAGTACACCACGATGATTGGAAAAATGATGATCCTTGACCCGCCTGCATTCAGGCAGTTTTTCGAAATTAAACATTCAAAGCTTCTCAGCCAGCTGATCGTCTTCGGTCTCGGCCTCGCCTACGGCGCAGCCGGGATCGCGGCGAATGCCGGCTTTATTGCCAGTTTTGAAGGGGACCTGCTCAGAAATGTGCTCGTCCCCCTCATCTTTTTGTTTTTCGGTCTCCTTTCCGCCTGGATTACAAAAATCGGCCTCACCGTTCTGTTATGGGCCGGGGCAAGAGGTTTTGGCGGACCGGGCAGAATGGCACATGTGTACCGGGCAGCATCGGTTGCGCTGATTCCGGGCATACTCGCTCTTCCCCTTCTCACCGGAATGAATGTGAACTGGCTTACAATTCTCGCCATGATCTTTGGCGTGGCATGGATGTTTCTCATTTGTGTCCGGATTCATGAAGCAACCCAGGGCTTTGGCGGCTGGAAAGCGTATGCGGCTGTGTTCGCCGCGTTCGTCTTTTTTGCCAGTATCTATTATCTGGTCATGCCGACCGGAGCTCTGTAAAGAAAAGGCTATGTCAAGGTTCAGCTCTATATTGAAGCGAATGCGCGACACTCCTACGGGATAAGCGTGTTCAGGGAAGACCCCGCAAGGCGCAGCGCGCCGAGGAGGCTTCCGAACCGCCCGCGGAAAGGGAGCGCAGTGAGCGTAAATTAAAAGCATCCTCTATCAATACGAGCCATCTACAGAAAAAGAAGACGTAAATCGTCTGAAAAATAAAGGGAATTCACGATCAAATCGTGAAGATTACCAGATAAGCCATCTCATGAAAACCAACATAAGGAGGCACTACATATGAACAGAGAAGAACTGATTGCACCTGCGCAGTACAACATTACCGAAGAACTGAACCGTTTTGCCCACGATGAATCCCGTGAAGCCATCCGCTGGCGCGACGCAGAAGGCAGCCGCCGCTCGGTTTCCTACAAGGAACTGGTCGAAAAAACGAACCAGTACGCTCTTGCCCTGAAAAACCAGGGAATCGAAAAAGGAGATAAAGTCCTCATCATCCTTCCAAGACTTCCTGAAGCCTACATGACCTATCTGGCTTGTCTGAAAGCCGGAATTGTGGCCATCCCAAGCTCGGAAATGCTCCGGAAAAAAGACCTTCTTTACCGAATCGAGCACGCAAACGTCAAAGCGGTCATTTCCTACTGGAAAACCACCTCCGAAGTAAACGCCATTGACGAAAAACATCCCGCCCTAGAGCGCAGATTCATCGTCGGCGGCGAAGAGGAAGGCTGGCAGTCCCTTGAGACTCTGGCGGAATCCGAGTCCGTTGATTACGAGGGGGAAGCCACCTCAAGTGACGACATGGCGTTTCTCTCCTACACGTCCGGAACGACAGGCAATCCAAAGGGCGTGGTTCACACTCACGCATGGGGCTATGCCCACGTACGAACCTCCGCCAAAAAATGGCTCGGTGTTGAGGAAGGGGATCTCGTCTGGGCCACCGCAGCACCAGGCTGGCAGAAATGGATCTGGAGTCCGTTCCTCTCCACGATAACCCTCGGGGCAACCGCCTTTGTGTACCACGGCGGCTTCGAACCAGACACGTACCTCGGCATGCTTGAAAAAGAAAAAATCAACGTGCTCTGCTGTACGCCGACCGAGTACCGTCTCATGGCAAAAGTGGATAATCTCGCTTCGTACAGCGTCCCTCATTTAAAGAGTGCTGTCTCTGCAGGGGAACCGCTGAACAGTCCTGTTATTAACGCCTTTAAGGAAGCTTTTAACATTTCTCTCAGGGACGGCTACGGCCAGACCGAGAATACGCTGCTCGTCTGCACCACGGAGGACATGGCCATCAAACCTGGCTCCATGGGCAGACCGACACCGGGCAACCCGGTGGAGATTATCGACGAGGACGGAAAGCCGGCCAAAAACGGTGTTGTCGGGGATATCGCCGTTCACAAAGACTGTCCTGCTCTTTTCAGAGAGTACTATAATGAGCCGGAGCGCACACAGACCGCTTACCGAGGGGACTGGTACCTTACCGGAGATCAGGCCTCCCGGGATGAAGACGGCTATTTCTGGTTTGAAGGCCGGAGTGATGACATCATTATCAGTTCAGGGTACACGATCGGACCGTTCGAAGTAGAGGATGCCCTGCTGAAGCATCCGGCCGTCCGCGAATGTGCGGTTGTCGCTTCTCCGGATGAAGTGCGCGGAAACATTGTCAAAGCCTATGTTGTTCTTCGGGAAGAAGGCCGCACCGGTGACGAGGCGCTCGTTAAGGAGCTTCAGAATCA is drawn from Alteribacter lacisalsi and contains these coding sequences:
- a CDS encoding DUF4367 domain-containing protein — protein: MKKTVFTLGAVLLFTAACAVENTDEIVEKAVAAQENLDSYYAEVESRFTYDGEEETSFYKEWVKGDQYRYEYDDYVSVSDGETTWFYDSQENSVFIMDEMMLEDEDMPDQSEMMREMLTDMMESNDVTAHGKETIAGRDTIHLSLTPVDEEEIAMFGEVSYEIWIDEETYMPLKMEWESDDFTSSMVYTEIEYNLDLSDDFFAYEIPEGAEVQTWEDELDSMMLSLDELRETTDMPVPEFTYLPEGFEFESAFHYEESGGEAAMLDFTDGGLGYFTLSISTTEDPYGLGEEADKEVIQIGDLEGERITVYDMTILSWTAEEVQYELLSFGEDLSDEELLKVAEGLE
- a CDS encoding cyclic-phosphate processing receiver domain-containing protein; the protein is MEQLYVFLDDYRAAPEGYVLVTTIDECKKLLKEHDIRHLSLDHDLVSKERNGMMLVNMMVNEHLYADRITVHSANAVGGKNMYNSLRQAKTDHKMPLATEVSLRPLPLHSYPQHMLRHYAVSE
- the mbcS gene encoding acyl-CoA synthetase MbcS — encoded protein: MNREELIAPAQYNITEELNRFAHDESREAIRWRDAEGSRRSVSYKELVEKTNQYALALKNQGIEKGDKVLIILPRLPEAYMTYLACLKAGIVAIPSSEMLRKKDLLYRIEHANVKAVISYWKTTSEVNAIDEKHPALERRFIVGGEEEGWQSLETLAESESVDYEGEATSSDDMAFLSYTSGTTGNPKGVVHTHAWGYAHVRTSAKKWLGVEEGDLVWATAAPGWQKWIWSPFLSTITLGATAFVYHGGFEPDTYLGMLEKEKINVLCCTPTEYRLMAKVDNLASYSVPHLKSAVSAGEPLNSPVINAFKEAFNISLRDGYGQTENTLLVCTTEDMAIKPGSMGRPTPGNPVEIIDEDGKPAKNGVVGDIAVHKDCPALFREYYNEPERTQTAYRGDWYLTGDQASRDEDGYFWFEGRSDDIIISSGYTIGPFEVEDALLKHPAVRECAVVASPDEVRGNIVKAYVVLREEGRTGDEALVKELQNHTKEITAPYKYPREIEFLDELPKTTSGKIRRIELRMKEKSKA
- a CDS encoding tetraprenyl-beta-curcumene synthase family protein: MRAPKTMWTMVYHVYKKIVPEVHNILAEWRVRAEQIENDELREFALESIDENTFHSEGGGVFALLTDEEKRSDVLWFIVTYQIICDYLDSLCDQSESLDPNDFRSLHEALRQALAPGTLQDVYYEHRAEKEDNGFLSSLVAVCQKKIQTFESFAEAQSAMEELSLHYRNLQVYKHVKKEDREPFLMEWYEETKQQVPDVRNMRWYEFAAGTGSTLGVYTLAAYASKGGLNEEEAHRIKSCYFPYAQGLHILLDYFIDQEEDLADDELNFCTYYRDEDDMVERMSGFKAEAEKRLGEMPDAGFHKLINKGIIAIYLADEKVQTDPEMKRTARRMIRFGGASTVFFYLNSWVFRKVSDKEETPSAAGGKTE
- a CDS encoding YIP1 family protein encodes the protein MIGKMMILDPPAFRQFFEIKHSKLLSQLIVFGLGLAYGAAGIAANAGFIASFEGDLLRNVLVPLIFLFFGLLSAWITKIGLTVLLWAGARGFGGPGRMAHVYRAASVALIPGILALPLLTGMNVNWLTILAMIFGVAWMFLICVRIHEATQGFGGWKAYAAVFAAFVFFASIYYLVMPTGAL
- a CDS encoding solute symporter family protein; this encodes MGEEAWQLSNPLLGVAAIVATFLLFYVVGYISNRKSSSVSDLYVAGATVGPFTNGLAMASTYMSLATFLGITALILQLQVPFIMLWIQLILAIPLITIIYGTSLRRMGAFSPTHFVRERYGISASIIAALFMILVSIMYALGQMIGIALAFETVLGIPYLTGLIVGGLIIVGYITIGGMAGASNNAAIQMVIIALMFIIPLGAIMKAMGGSGWFFPPLLYADMVPAMLEAMPNFFDYQYSTKWYVSLIALTIGSLGLPHLAMRIYTASSLRSARSAMVWFAFVIGLVFSATYAMGFVGVYATETQGVVISQADADKLTIILNLVYNPEWVSALVIAAAISAGLSTLSGNLLAIGALLSQDIITTLKPNIPEKKRVRLGYAAIFTGGVVSILLAINPPAFLVVSILWAFGLAGVTIAPLILVGVWWKEANRFGAMASSVIGGALYIIVSPFVFPSVVMTGHSVTDGMGLSGAMLAIPISFILLIVVSYVTNRMPAFRSKLSTKADHELIERIHGWKEVNPARYNSTVGAAITVVFFTAIAIWAAMPWNM